A genome region from Eremothecium cymbalariae DBVPG#7215 chromosome 4, complete sequence includes the following:
- the SSM4 gene encoding E3 ubiquitin-protein ligase SSM4 (similar to Ashbya gossypii ADL090W), with amino-acid sequence MMNSMESDAQTLTCRICRMEATENNQLFHPCQCKGSIKYVHEPCLFEWMSSKGIDISKPGTEANCDICHFPIHLKTIYDDDMPVAPPIFAMMLQFASQILQEVRIGVFLTVAAVLVVFGLPMAWNVWGKIYTILLDDFTLPYPNDRWYVNLIYGFEEPWMTKENMMDRQYLVIQGLLNYKFSLLQILLVIILHALLYFVYLSVLKEEVFPRMLYHKIGPLFTDDALLRRRLQERFPDIRTETVEKIVRLMKLTNNNQELGDAGNLRLHIQELDLQGLEDPQQQQRNDLDDTTGTESNDSDHSEIDLVVEGANQGGGVEVDNNERIELDDQEDGEVAQSEGDEGDEEAEDEEAEEDVQHIRDAQPQVIRMQLDMNFGEFEDDGQMRWDAQRNDGLALPLIHIKLNMLNLVGYFLLAVVFIGTYFFVTYFVPTIMGRVLLSFYFYLIERFAYSVSTLSAYTAKFLHPYLPKLPLSAVSDLNNLNTHLINNFLEVIRNHYIYCKYRVNHPGGSMLFCGLPAAATYLTALALICIIPEVISRGYGRTNGLQNVIMRVLFQQTYTFKCTVKVFILFSMELVGFPTLAGLMIDYSLLTPLLRPRGSPLITVLVKDMWRPCSIFFLWSLGTAYMFMFAKFIGIVRKHIIRPGVLFCIRSPDDPNMRIFHDILIYPTRGQIHRLVISILLYAVLILVGFGFHTKLLFPYLLKSDLLPIYCDLTFSEWHYRFLIILYYTISWFSNSKNLELYVRMYWIKVFSISCRKLRLSSVILDKNVPMERGKVVYRNLFYRFLASKKAKWSNLDLYSSPKTFEEAQELFKVNPSIHAYFVPDGCLMRVPANDIVSRNYAQMLFVPVTKDDKLLKTMDLDRIKERNLRNGGEFGYLDKPYTVFDSYSIVYIPPSFATRYTTLLVMIWAFGSILFIGGGLLFNYSGQLIMWAISTPVSYLIGAPFISSITNNQSFTGSNLYAISLGFCFWCYLVDEGLFEFMISSKLWEFKEVLAAPLVRIGSGVHRCLKYLVNSRFNVRVEDLVDWLESCPLFVKRVLTSLLEGIFAKILYKTILFHYSNIMDFRSYYFKSSKSAGPPEPGFTGSTSSWIENWDFVSREFLTWFLIEYLIMSFFLGFFSLASDRQNKTKYLKIALSVIMRYTIPFLITNSFYGLIILLKGCLFSGKYFSSEWSSLRFLEALEPSPIDDIVMPMNALKGYAIHKSAVLEHLYYISSPLIFVLWSIYCHYSSVKQYIKRVSERAIDDLYGKSRTLVNLEDF; translated from the coding sequence ATGATGAACTCAATGGAGAGCGATGCTCAAACCCTAACATGTCGAATTTGTAGGATGGAAGCTACTGAAAATAACCAATTATTTCATCCGTGTCAATGCAAGGGATCGATCAAATATGTACATGAGCCATGCCTTTTTGAGTGGATGAGCTCGAAAGGCATAGATATATCGAAGCCGGGTACAGAGGCTAATTGTGATATATgtcattttccaattcattTAAAGACtatatatgatgatgatatgcCGGTGGCTCCGCCAATCTTTGCAATGATGTTACAATTTGCCAGCCAGATCTTGCAAGAGGTGAGGATAGGAGTTTTTCTTACGGTTGCTGCAGTGTTGGTGGTCTTTGGGTTGCCAATGGCGTGGAATGTGTGGGGGAAGATATATACGATTTTATTGGATGATTTTACGTTGCCTTATCCCAATGATCGGTGGTATGTTAACCTTATATATGGGTTTGAGGAGCCTTGGATGACCAAGGAGAATATGATGGATAGACAATATCTCGTCATCCAAGGGTTGTTGAATTATAAGTTTTCACTACTTCAGATACTATTAGTTATTATTCTACACGCGCTGTTATATTTCGTGTATCTCTCTGTTTTAAAGGAGGAGGTTTTCCCCCGGATGTTGTACCATAAGATTGGGCCCCTTTTCACAGATGATGCTCTCCTGAGACGCCGGCTGCAGGAGAGATTCCCAGACATTAGAACTGAGACAGTAGAGAAGATCGTAAGGTTAATGAAACTGACCAACAATAATCAGGAATTAGGCGATGCTGGGAATCTACGTTTACATATACAGGAGCTAGACCTACAAGGACTGGAAGACcctcaacaacagcaacgGAATGATCTTGACGACACAACTGGGACAGAAAGCAATGATAGTGATCACAGTGAGATAGATTTAGTTGTGGAAGGTGCCAATCAAGGAGGGGGGGTTGAAGTTGACAATAATGAGAGGATAGAATTAGATGACCAGGAAGATGGAGAAGTTGCACAATCCGAAGGGGATGaaggagatgaagaagccgaagatgaagaagccGAAGAAGATGTACAGCATATCAGGGACGCACAACCACAGGTTATCCGTATGCAACTCGATATGAATTTTGGAGAATTTGAGGATGATGGCCAGATGAGATGGGATGCACAAAGAAATGATGGATTAGCCTTACCTTTGATACATATTAAGCTGAACATGTTGAACTTGGTGGGCTATTTCTTGCTGgctgttgtttttattggtacatatttttttgtcaCGTATTTTGTTCCAACTATTATGGGAAGGGTTTTACTGTCTTTTTACTTTTACCTTATTGAGCGATTTGCGTATAGTGTTTCAACGCTGAGTGCATACACAGCAAAATTTCTACATCCTTATTTGCCAAAATTACCACTATCTGCCGTTAGCgatttgaataatttgaATACCCATTTGATTaacaattttttggaaGTCATAAGGAACCACTATATATACTGCAAGTATAGAGTGAATCATCCTGGGGGGTCAATGCTATTCTGTGGATtacctgctgctgctacaTACTTGACTGCATTGGCTTTAATATGTATTATTCCAGAGGTGATATCTAGAGGCTATGGACGAACAAATGGGCTACAGAATGTTATTATGAGAgtcctttttcaacagaCGTATACTTTTAAATGTACTGTAAAAGTTTTCATACTATTTAGTATGGAGCTCGTTGGATTTCCTACTTTAGCTGGTCTTATGATCGACTATTCTCTTTTAACACCTTTGTTGCGCCCTCGTGGTTCACCATTAATAACCGTATTGGTTAAAGATATGTGGCGACCATGCTCTATTTTCTTCCTATGGTCTTTGGGTACTGCATATATGTTCATGTTTGCAAAGTTCATAGGCATTGTAAGGAAACATATTATTAGACCAGGTGTGTTATTTTGTATCAGGTCGCCAGATGATCCCAATATGAGAATTTTCCATGATATTCTAATATACCCAACCCGTGGTCAAATTCACAGATTGGTAATATCTATTTTACTATATGCGGTTCTAATATTAGTCGGATTCGGATTCCATACCAAGTTATTGTTCCCATATCTGTTAAAAAGCGATTTATTACCAATATACTGTGATCTCACATTTTCGGAATGGCACTATCggtttttgataatactTTATTATACGATATCATGGTTCAGTAACTCTAAAAACCTAGAGCTTTATGTTAGAATGTATTGGATCAAAGTATTTTCTATTAGTTGCAGAAAGCTGCGGTTATCATCTGTAATATTAGACAAAAATGTTCCAATGGAGAGAGGTAAAGTTGTATATCGAAACTTGTTTTATCGATTTTTGGCATCTAAAAAGGCTAAGTGGTCTAATCTTGATTTATATTCTTCACCAAAGACATTTGAGGAGGCCCAGGAATTGTTCAAGGTGAATCCATCCATCCACGCTTATTTTGTTCCCGATGGATGCTTAATGCGAGTTCCAGCCAACGATATTGTTTCTAGAAATTATGCACAAATGCTATTTGTTCCTGTTACGAAAGATGataagttgttgaagactATGGATTTGGATAGAATTAAGGAGAGGAATTTACGTAATGGAGGAGAGTTTGGTTATCTTGATAAGCCATATACTGTTTTTGATTCGTATAGTATTGTTTACATTCCACCATCCTTTGCTACGAGGTATACAACGCTTTTAGTAATGATATGGGCATTCGGATCAATACTATTTATTGGAGGTGGCTTATTGTTTAACTATTCAGGTCAACTAATTATGTGGGCCATATCAACTCCAGTTTCATACCTCATAGGGGCTCCTTtcatcagcagcatcaCTAACAACCAATCATTCACTGGCTCGAACCTGTATGCCATATCTTTAGGCTTTTGTTTCTGGTGTTATTTGGTCGATGAAGGGTTATTTGAGTTCATGATTAGTAGTAAACTGTGGGAATTCAAAGAAGTATTAGCTGCACCATTGGTAAGAATTGGCTCTGGTGTACATCGTTGcttgaaatatttggtTAATTCTCGTTTTAATGTTCGTGTTGAAGATCTTGTTGACTGGTTGGAAAGTTGTCCATTATTTGTCAAGAGAGTTTTGACTTCGTTGCTAGAAGGTATTTTTGCGAAGATTCTCTACAAAACgattttatttcattaCTCTAATATTATGGATTTTCGgagttattattttaaatccTCCAAATCTGCAGGTCCCCCAGAACCTGGATTTACGGGATCCACATCTAGCTGGATAGAAAACTGGGACTTCGTGTCAAGAGAATTTTTAACGTGGTTCCTAATTGAATACCTTATTATGTCATTTTTCCTGGGTTTCTTTTCCTTAGCTTCTGACAGACAAAATAAGAcgaaatatttgaaaatagcTCTCTCCGTTATTATGAGATACACAATTCCATTCTTAATTACGAATTCATTTTACGGACTCATCATATTATTAAAGGGCTGTTTATTTTCGGGCAAGTATTTCTCTTCCGAATGGTCCTCCTTACGGTTTTTGGAAGCACTGGAACCAAGTCCAATAGATGATATTGTGATGCCAATGAATGCTTTAAAAGGATATGCGATACACAAAAGCGCAGTCTTAGAACACTTATATTACATTTCAAGTCCGCTCATCTTCGTTTTATGGTCTATATACTGTCACTACTCTTCTGTtaaacaatatattaagaGAGTTTCTGAGAGAGCTATAGACGATCTATACGGAAAGAGCAGAACCTTGGTTAACTTAGAAGATTTTTAG
- the CDC26 gene encoding anaphase promoting complex subunit CDC26 (similar to Ashbya gossypii ADL091C): MLRREPTTIQLTSDDLAELQDNLEEFKLQQQVKSQHMDLIRSSTRVGHVVQSVTHFDEPRPLSCSFQISPLNKQQQQQQQQQQIVQHRRAAGIAATGTINEHLSPNQGITTNTPVLDERDTSNPFIQRS, encoded by the coding sequence ATGTTAAGAAGAGAGCCTACGACTATTCAACTCACATCCGATGACTTGGCAGAACTCCAGGATAACTTGGAGGAATTCAAGTTGCAACAGCAGGTTAAGTCACAGCATATGGACCTGATACGATCATCCACTAGAGTAGGCCATGTTGTGCAATCAGTTACACATTTTGATGAGCCCAGACCGCTGTCAtgttcttttcaaatatctcCTCTAAAcaaacagcagcagcagcagcagcagcagcagcagattgTTCAGCATCGACGGGCGGCTGGAATTGCGGCCACTGGCACCATAAACGAGCATCTTTCGCCCAATCAGGGTATCACTACCAACACGCCTGTTTTAGACGAACGAGACACATCTAATCCTTTCATTCAACGTAGTTGa
- the EMC5 gene encoding Emc5p (similar to Ashbya gossypii ADL092W) — MMSIISKVLSTLSILQLVHSGFSSFEFYQLKKQLSLIDGLQQDITLPYDIQLEVLCGLLLFTLSVFLSFEKLKYIPLVRSRELLTQNQYLQEIQMNKATKKDNLIGNDPFGEFSCMPSFINIHRKRKEIRDYLSIKEVEKE, encoded by the coding sequence ATGATGTCAATCATATCCAAAGTGCTAAGCACACTATCAATACTTCAGTTGGTACATTCAGGATTCTCCAGCTTTGAATTTTACCAACTAAAGAAACAATTAAGCTTAATCGATGGGCTCCAACAAGATATTACCTTACCGTATGACATCCAGTTAGAAGTACTATGTGGCCTTCTACTTTTCACACTGAGCGTATTCCTATCCTTCGAGAAACTAAAGTATATTCCATTGGTGCGGTCTAGAGAATTGCTTACTCAAAATCAGTACTTGCAGGAAATCCAGATGAACAAGGCTACAAAAAAGGACAACCTGATAGGCAATGATCCCTTTGGAGAATTCAGTTGTATGCCATCTTTCATTAATATCCATAGGAAGCGAAAAGAAATAAGAGACTACTTATCCATCAAGGAAGTAGAAAAGGAGTAG
- the IRR1 gene encoding cohesin subunit IRR1 (similar to Ashbya gossypii ADL093W) codes for MPTVRRSKRIRQKLRHEGEEDGGAESQMQSREVSVVQTDEHTNLVDVQRVLSEEETDVEQDHESDEDYQDGRSRPKSQNKRPRSGESGDSKGRSKKRARTIRSTNPAKIVGIGTGTKKEQDQYLSMLQDFEPTRLFHIFSTSEDVSVEEVASDWLDQYKEHRSRALKEFVNFLLNCTGSLVQVAEHDVVNNDSSNETIGEIQMLFRDQKIHEFHLYMSKMQKKRSKYKPLYENFVEFMSKVIELANDKDMMYVEKTEEAQDGETNIVIETGPLMLDLLTWLSSMSVCKIRCLRYISTLCMYIFQDQLTDLMVNLDTQVLFKLRKQLAMEQKKKKQNKKTIHKLESTIADVEGTKTVIESNIDNIVKLCFVHRFKDVDECIRSESILHLAQWLENYPEYFFKATYLKYFGWLLSDSSHVVRLQVLKTLSQLVRFSNEKNMTDNSSLRQFFERFKQRILEIALKDIELQVRLASVQVLALINGFGYLEDSEILSITSLIFHEHQVKVSSSAKNAKFLSAVSKFFSNVEKEQQIDFLDKHRAADSMGDIQVGHIVEAGVLMRFLIKSLSVHLRAQGQQQVKTERNVHLLFQAAEFLQPYFINTIEPLCQLLTYEGSFSDFDVLNRKYTSNYGSDDEEEEEEEEGTRLLLPEDENSIIQYVTVLSGFCHGAMNLRQNQSKGGAIEVILTYLLDLFANLNLDSDVILNQLVSIFKLFRYEDWISHGQEASFRRIFEILIKNFDNSSIETDIKNPRQDAFINLLSYTQKLSLADIDGLWKNKLISIKISLAKYLKQLNLDNNDEANDKIQVLHTMYLNKLVLLGKHFRLEFDQEFLELLFTNYINKLSQVLLSLTPDTLVKVNFKALTQMVTWNLQTWYQIFEENITPSSVSRPMLESNKFIIDQLSIILITLHREDGDLSNKLQVEYSINTSLLNIIIAVKMFTLNLSDKESEWKRVIKREYPIYLDSPEAILQVFLYLEAMYANKLDISLERGDEEDVDFNDVMPPNDEMGAKDLERNLCAYVIKLKSLFKLDMLTDTHIEERIKLNANVLGTLYQSIIDETIFREQDPSKAIKKLVSNPATSVNASSQPQEQTQIQEELEPIEEFSQEETDRRQDLQEDPIEEDGHSESP; via the coding sequence ATGCCAACAGTTCGTCGATCTAAGAGGATCAGACAGAAGTTGCGCCATGAGGGGGAAGAGGATGGGGGGGCAGAGTCCCAGATGCAGAGCAGAGAAGTTAGTGTTGTGCAGACGGATGAGCACACAAATTTGGTTGATGTTCAGAGGGTTCTTTCAGAGGAAGAGACAGATGTAGAACAGGATCATGAGAGTGATGAGGACTATCAAGATGGGCGGTCGAGGCCAAAGAGCCAAAATAAGAGGCCTAGGTCAGGTGAGTCCGGTGACAGCAAAGGGAGAAGCAAGAAACGGGCTCGTACTATCCGCTCTACAAACCCAGCTAAGATTGTTGGTATTGGAACGGGTACGAAAAAAGAGCAGGATCAGTACCTCAGTATGTTACAAGATTTTGAGCCTACGAGGTTGTTCCATATTTTTAGTACTTCGGAGGATGTGTCAGTTGAGGAGGTTGCCAGTGATTGGTTAGATCAATACAAGGAACATAGGAGTAGGGCGCTGAAGGAGTTTGTCAATTTTTTGCTCAATTGTACTGGCTCGTTAGTTCAAGTTGCTGAACATGATGTGGTAAATAATGATTCATCCAACGAGACCATTGGGGAAATTCAGATGTTATTTCGAGATCAAAAGATTCATGAATTCCACCTCTATATGTCGAAGATGCAGAAAAAGAGAAGTAAGTATAAGCCTTTGTATGAGAATTTCGTTGAATTTATGAGCAAGGTGATTGAATTGGCCAATGACAAAGATATGATGTATGTTGAGAAGACCGAGGAAGCCCAAGATGGGGAAACGAATATCGTCATTGAGACTGGTCCGTTGATGCTAGATTTGCTGACTTGGTTGTCATCGATGTCTGTGTGCAAGATCAGGTGTCTGAGATATATATCGACActatgtatgtatattttCCAGGATCAGTTGACGGACTTGATGGTTAATTTAGATACTCAGGTACTATTTAAGTTGAGAAAACAATTGGCGATGgaacaaaagaagaagaaacagaataaaaaaaccaTTCATAAATTGGAATCTACCATCGCAGATGTAGAGGGCACCAAGACAGTTATCGAAAGTAacattgataatattgtaaaATTATGCTTTGTCCACAGATTTAAAGACGTCGATGAGTGTATTAGGTCTGAATCGATCCTCCATTTAGCCCAATGGTTGGAAAATTACcctgaatatttttttaaggCTACTTACCtgaaatattttggctGGTTGTTGTCTGATTCATCTCACGTGGTTAGATTACAAGTGTTGAAGACATTATCTCAGTTAGTTAGATTTTCAAACGAGAAGAATATGACGGATAATTCTTCATTGAGACAATTTTTTGAGAGGTTTAAGCAAAGAATCTTAGAAATAGCACTTAAGGATATCGAACTCCAAGTCCGGCTAGCTTCTGTCCAGGTGCTTGCATTGATAAATGGTTTCGGATATTTAGAAGATTCGGAAATTTTAAGCATTACGAGTTTGATATTCCATGAACATCAAGTAAAGGTATCATCTAGTGCGAAGAATGCCAAGTTTTTGAGTGCAGTTTCCAAGTTCTTTTccaatgttgaaaaagagCAACAAATCGATTTTTTGGATAAGCATAGAGCCGCTGATTCTATGGGAGATATTCAAGTAGGACATATTGTAGAAGCCGGAGTCCTGATGAgatttttgataaagtcCTTATCCGTTCATTTGCGAGCTCAAGGTCAGCAGCAAGTCAAAACTGAAAGGAATGTCCATTTGCTGTTTCAAGCAGCCGAATTTTTGCAACCTTATTTTATAAATACTATTGAGCCGCTATGCCAATTGCTAACCTACGAAGGGAGCTTTTCCGATTTTGATGTGCTTAACAGAAAATATACCTCTAATTATGgtagtgatgatgaggaagaagaagaagaagaagaaggaactAGATTGCTTTTGCCTGAAGACGAAAACTCCATCATTCAATATGTTACGGTCTTGAGTGGCTTCTGTCATGGGGCTATGAATCTGAGGCAGAACCAAAGCAAGGGCGGTGCGATTGAAGTTATTTTGACCTACCTGCTGGATCTATTTGCCAATTTAAACCTCGATTCGGATGTAATTCTAAACCAACTAGTCAGTATCTTTAAACTTTTCCGTTATGAAGATTGGATCTCACACGGCCAAGAGGCCTCTTTCCGAcgtatttttgaaatacttatcaaaaactttgataaCAGCTCCATAGAGACTGATATAAAAAATCCAAGACAAGATGCGTTTATCAATTTATTGTCATACACACAAAAGCTGTCGTTAGCTGATATCGATGGTCTGTGGAAAAACAAGCTGATTTCTATAAAAATCTCTCTGGCTAAATATTTAAAGCAGTTGAATCTGGACAATAATGATGAAGCAAATGATAAGATTCAGGTGTTACACACGATGTACCTGAATAAGTTGGTCTTACTAGGCAAGCACTTCAGGTTAGAATTTGATCAAGAGTTTTTGGAGCTGCTTTTCACCAACTACATTAACAAACTCTCACAGGTATTGTTGTCTTTGACTCCTGATACGCTTGTAAAGGTCAACTTCAAAGCTCTAACACAAATGGTAACTTGGAATTTACAAACATGGTATcagatatttgaagaaaacaTTACACCAAGTTCGGTATCGAGGCCAATGCTTGAATCAAACAAGTTTATTATAGATCAACTCTCGATCATTTTAATTACATTGCATAGAGAAGATGGTGACCTTTCAAATAAATTACAAGTGGAATATTCAATAAATACTTCATTATTGAACATTATCATCGCCGTAAAAATGTTTACGCTGAATCTTTCCGACAAAGAATCCGAGTGGAAACGTGTAATAAAAAGAGAATACCCCATATATTTGGACTCTCCAGAGGCCATACTCCAGGTATTCCTGTATCTGGAAGCCATGTATGCCAATAAATTAGACATATCCCTAGAAAGAggtgatgaagaagatgttgaCTTTAACGATGTAATGCCTCCTAACGATGAAATGGGCGCCAAGGACTTAGAAAGAAATCTCTGTGCATATGTGATCAAATTAAAGAGTCTGTTCAAATTGGACATGTTAACTGACACGCATATAGAAGAAAGAATAAAACTAAATGCGAACGTTTTAGGGACCCTATACCAAAGTATCATCGATGAAACCATTTTCAGGGAACAAGATCCCTCAAAAGCTATCAAGAAACTAGTTTCAAATCCAGCCACTTCCGTTAATGCGTCTTCACAACCTCAAGAACAAACTCAGATTCAGGAAGAACTGGAACCAATTGAGGAGTTTTCACAAGAGGAAACAGATAGAAGACAAGACCTTCAGGAAGATCCAATCGAAGAAGACGGCCATTCGGAAAGTCCATAA
- the ATG45 gene encoding Atg45p (similar to Ashbya gossypii ADL094W), with amino-acid sequence MPSLELVMEGTKVHFSSSDHITITGDFDQWQHEKYTLKYDDVEGVFRVEVPYSGEKELIFKFVLNGTNWTTVECFEELMDGEGHVNNRVFCEDWLKDGETEEVSESEGEELRESDMTMDDVTISSPDQGSDGYLGLVDPVTTGLEVSEVCQGSENVVTASDKEVENVGVSAESGGNDRRVSANSYGSSSSYSSSSESSDSSDSSSTDSSHFKNQLRMSSSDRNIQSDETVKNSESDDEHRSKKNFVSESPTTYDEASQTINNGKPPLSLPGDYIHVASRGELSSSEDVELSPTVTGEEDLRYSPDPGDNRPRLQGLLSAIRVFKTYWRG; translated from the coding sequence ATGCCAAGTTTGGAGTTAGTTATGGAGGGCACGAAGGTGCACTTCAGTAGCAGTGACCATATAACGATCACAGGGGATTTTGATCAATGGCAGCATGAGAAATATACCTTGAAGTACGATGATGTGGAGGGTGTATTTCGGGTGGAGGTACCATACAGTGGGGAGAAGGAGCTAATTTTCAAGTTTGTTTTAAATGGAACGAATTGGACGACTGTGGAGTGTTTTGAAGAGCTCATGGACGGCGAGGGCCACGTGAATAACCGAGTGTTTTGTGAGGATTGGTTGAAAGATGGAGAAACAGAAGAGGTGTCTGAATCGGAGGGTGAAGAGCTTCGTGAGTCAGACATGACTATGGACGATGTAACGATAAGTTCTCCTGATCAGGGATCTGATGGGTACTTGGGGTTGGTGGACCCTGTTACAACTGGTTTGGAGGTATCTGAAGTGTGCCAGGGGAGTGAGAATGTTGTTACAGCAAGTGATAAAGAGGTAGAGAATGTCGGCGTCAGTGCCGAAAGCGGTGGCAACGATAGGCGCGTCAGTGCTAACAGTTACGGTAGCAGTAGCAGCTACAGCAGTAGCAGCGAAAGTAGTGACAGCAGcgacagcagcagcacaGATAGCAGCCACTTCAAGAACCAACTCAGAATGAGCAGTAGCGATAGGAATATCCAGAGTGATGAAACTGTGAAAAACTCAGAAAGTGACGATGAACACCGcagcaaaaaaaattttgtttctgAATCTCCTACCACATACGATGAGGCATCACAGACTATTAATAACGGAAAACCTCCGCTATCACTACCTGGTGATTACATTCACGTTGCTTCCCGAGGTGAGCTCAGTAGCTCAGAAGATGTTGAGCTCTCTCCAACCGTAACGGGCGAAGAGGATCTAAGGTACTCTCCAGATCCCGGAGACAACCGACCCCGTTTACAAGGTCTTCTTTCCGCAATCAGAGTCTTCAAGACATACTGGAGAGGTTGA
- a CDS encoding uncharacterized protein (similar to Ashbya gossypii ADL095W), whose translation MIVGESSTTESSKRWTLCIKSKFTKLGAVKSPKVVDVRISDGEKDTNVEVDGFSYPEGGLKAWSVTVGAMLGVLPTWGLFFVTGTVQNHISKNQLANKSISSVSWIFSIYAFLVLSSGIFSGLYFDKCGTKQPLAIGSVIFIGGLIGVGNSKTIGQFILSFSVAAGIGSGIITSPMLGCVCHYFYRRRGIATALAINGGSVGGVIFPIMFGSLFDKVGFAWSFRIMSLIAAFCLTLTWFLVREDPEKLTVTTSEQAEYVKNYHPLRRSILTMRDAFDYKALAQGSYFWGTIATSMAEVSAGTTLTYIASYCTAVHYKESDSFAIVTTLNTLTIFGGFIFSFVADRWLGAYNVMIIVNIGLAFSGLIIWLPFGSRSTSNMYIFAAIYGFFYGSMLNLAPVCCGKISKTNEFGKRYATMYVLVGLFFLLGIPISGVILREESLSAYNNLIIFVSSISGTSAFLFAVSKYYALKSPSNSAPASSFLSVILTTLFTVF comes from the coding sequence ATGATTGTTGGAGAGTCTAGTACAACTGAAAGTTCAAAACGATGGACATTGTGCATAAAATCGAAGTTTACTAAGCTGGGAGCTGTAAAGTCGCCTAAAGTTGTCGATGTTAGAATATCAGACGGGGAGAAAGATACAAATGTTGAAGTTGACGGATTTTCGTACCCTGAAGGAGGGTTGAAGGCTTGGAGTGTGACAGTTGGCGCAATGCTCGGGGTGTTACCTACATGGGGGCTTTTCTTCGTCACTGGAACAGTACAGAACcatatttccaaaaatcAGTTAGCAAATAAGTCTATATCCTCTGTTTCGTGGATATTTTCTATCTATGCTTTCCTTGTTTTGAGTTCGGGAATTTTCAGTGGGTTGTATTTTGACAAATGTGGAACAAAGCAGCCTCTGGCGATAGGTTCAGTGATTTTTATTGGCGGGCTTATTGGGGTTGGGAATTCCAAAACTATTGGGCAGTTTATTCTATCTTTTAGTGTTGCTGCAGGGATTGGGTCTGGCATAATAACGAGTCCCATGCTTGGTTGTGTGTGCCACTACTTCTACCGTCGGAGGGGTATTGCAACGGCACTAGCCATCAATGGCGGCAGTGTTGGAGGAGTTATTTTCCCCATAATGTTTGGCTCATTGTTCGATAAAGTTGGCTTTGCATGGTCTTTCAGGATTATGAGTTTAATTGCGGCATTCTGTCTCACTTTAACCTGGTTCTTAGTGAGAGAAGATCCTGAAAAGTTGACGGTAACAACATCCGAACAAGCCGAATACGTAAAGAACTACCATCCGCTAAGACGGTCCATCTTAACTATGAGAGACGCCTTTGACTACAAAGCTCTGGCTCAAGGCTCGTACTTCTGGGGCACCATCGCAACCTCAATGGCTGAGGTCAGCGCCGGTACAACTCTAACCTACATCGCCTCCTATTGTACTGCCGTGCACTACAAAGAATCTGACTCCTTCGCCATCGTCACAACACTGAATACCCTCACCATATTTGGCGGCTTTATATTCAGCTTCGTCGCTGACCGATGGCTCGGCGCATACAACGTTATGATAATCGTCAACATAGGCCTCGCGTTTTCAGGCCTCATAATATGGCTACCTTTCGGCAGCCGTTCAACCTCTAACATGTACATATTCGCAGCAATATACGGCTTCTTCTATGGATCAATGCTCAACCTGGCCCCTGTGTGCTGTGGAAAGATCTCCAAAACCAACGAATTCGGCAAACGCTACGCTACAATGTATGTCCTAGTCGGccttttctttctcctgGGTATCCCTATCTCTGGCGTAATCCTCCGTGAAGAATCACTCTCCGCATACAACAATCTAATAATATTTGTATCTTCAATAAGCGGTACCTCTGCGTTCCTATTCGCAGTTAGTAAGTATTACGCCCTCAAATCCCCTTCCAACTCAGCCCCTGCCTCGTCCTTCCTCAGCGTAATTTTAACCACCTTATTTACTGTCTTTTGA